Proteins from a genomic interval of Micropterus dolomieu isolate WLL.071019.BEF.003 ecotype Adirondacks linkage group LG16, ASM2129224v1, whole genome shotgun sequence:
- the ppp6r2a gene encoding serine/threonine-protein phosphatase 6 regulatory subunit 2a, translated as MFWKFDLHTTSHIDQLLDKEDVTLRELMEEDDVLQECKAQNRRLLLFLSQDHCMQELVRLITTEPPVDLEERSRFKFPNIACELLTSDVSIMNDKLGGEESLLEMLYHFLEQDPPLNPLLASFFSKTIGNLIARKTEQVITFLKKKEGFIGLVLKHIDASAMMDLLLRLISCVEPAPLRQEVLHWLNEEKLVQRLTELIHTGKDEERQSNASQTLCDIIRLSRDQANQMQENMEADPLLAVLESQESVAGLLKNIFEGERSEASIVNGTQVLLTLLETRRSGLEGLMDLYSQGYERSYTVNSSILNAIEPHLKDFQQILLDPPKKSAILTTVGVLEQPLGNARLHVARLVAALLQTSAPSICQELCNLATMDLLLDLFFKYSWNNFLHFQVELCVAAILNHPSSDERPSLGIQNHDGKPAASNPEAQGEKEETARTSDPQTSIHNDLVAHLFQRCQLVQRILNAWEENDKIQAEGGTRRGNMGHLTRIANMVVQNLEKGPVQAQIADLIKELPEDCRGRWESFVDETLRETNRRNTVELVSTHNMHSSSEDDDMENPFPNDLSLQQAFSDYQIQQMTANFVDQFGFNDEEFSEHDENINATFDRIAEINFNLDADDNSANVAAFEACCKERIRQFDDAEEEEDIWEEKEMNYATQAKSRTRFGVSQTSEGSSKSSMENGGRERDRGSESDEDEESEQNTSETGPAWTANFRDSRGTAASQTPAGWDSSAGGGGETQGTGWANFPEFQPFSGTETDPRCSSPVDSGSSDADKQAKQKHEKSDVTTSSGTCPEGEGRKAPLVASDSSSSGGSDSEEDDKNAGGPHAAAITSETVGAPGNKTADLKSEESPVSLEKLSLSDRQPAEDSPGTTQTDRKEETPPPQEVSVNGPV; from the exons ATGTTTTGGAAGTTTGACCTGCACACCACCTCCCACATTGACCAGCTGCTGGACAAGGAGGACGTGACGCTGAGAGAGCTGATGGAGGAGGATGACGTCCTGCAGGAGTGCAAGGCCCAAAACCGTCGGCTGCTCCTATTCCTCTCCCAGGACCACTGCATGCAGGAGCTGGTCAGACTCATCACCACAGAGCCGCCTGTGGACCTGGAGGAGAGGAGCCGCTTTAA attTCCCAACATTGCTTGTGAGCTCCTGACATCGGATGTGTCCATTATGAATGATAAGCTGGGTGGGGAGGAGTCTCTCCTTGAGATGCTCTATCACTTTCTGGAGCAGGACCCACCCCTCAACCCGCTACTGGCCAGCTTCTTCAGCAAAACCATTGGCAATCTCATTGCCAGGAAAACCGAACAG GTTATTACCTTcctaaagaaaaaagaaggcTTCATTGGTCTGGTGCTGAAACATATTGACGCCTCTGCCATGATGGACCTGCTGCTTCGCCTCATCAGTTGTGTAGAGCCTGCCCCCTTGAGGCAGGAGGTCCTTCAT TGGCTGAATGAAGAGAAGCTGGTGCAAAGACTCACAGAGCTCATCCATACTGGCAAAGATGAGGAG AGACAATCAAATGCATCCCAAACGCTTTGTGACATCATCCGCCTTAGTCGAGACCAGGCCAATCAGATGCAGGAGAATATGGAGGCCGACCCACTTTTGGCTGTACTGGAGTC GCAGGAGAGTGTGGCAGGGCTCCTGAAGAACATATTTGAGGGGGAGAGGAGTGAGGCCTCCATCGTTAACGGAACTCAAGTGCTACTTACCTTACTGGAGACCAGGAGGTCTGG GTTGGAAGGGCTGATGGATCTGTATTCTCAGGGTTATGAAAGGTCTTACACTGTCAACAGCAGTATTTTAAATGCCATTGAGCCCCATTTAAAGGACTTCCAGCAGATTCTTCTGGATCCCCCCAAG AAAAGTGCAATATTGACAACAGTTGGCGTTCTAGAGCAGCCACTGGGGAACGCCCGCCTTCACGTGGCCCGGCTGGTGGCTGCCCTGTTGCAGACCAGTGCCCCCAGTATCTGCCAGGAGCTCTGCAATCTTGCCACCATGGACCTACTACTG GATCTGTTCTTCAAATACTCGTGGAATAACTTTTTGCACTTCCAAGTGGAGCTGTGCGTGGCGGCTATCCTGAACCATCCTTCCTCAGATGAGCGACCAAGCCTAGGCATCCAGAACCACGATGGGAAGCCTGCAGCATCCAACCCTGAAGCGcagggggagaaagaggagacGGCCAGAACCAGTGACCCACAGACCTCTATTCACAACGATCTTGTGGCACAT CTCTTCCAGAGGTGTCAACTGGTACAGAGGATCCTTAACGCCTGGGAGGAGAATGATAAAATACA GGCTGAGGGCGGCACCAGGAGAGGCAACATGGGTCATCTGACCAGAATTGCCAACATGGTGGTCCAGAACCTGGAGAAAGGACCAGTACAGGCCCAGATCGCTGACCTCATCAAAG AGCTTCCCGAAGACTGCAGAGGCCGCTGGGAGAGCTTTGTGGACGAGACCCTGAGAGAGACTAACAGGAGGAACACGGTAGAGCTG GTAAGCACCCACAACATGCACTCGTCCAGTGAGGACGACGACATGGAGAACCCCTTCCCCAACGACCTGTCTCTCCAGCAG GCCTTCTCCGACTATCAGATCCAACAGATGACTGCCAACTTTGTGGATCAGTTTGGGTTCAATGATGAGGAGTTCAGTGAGCATGATGAAAACATCAA TGCCACGTTTGACAGAATTGCCGAAATAAACTTCAATCTAGATGCTGATGATAATAGT GCCAATGTGGCTGCTTTTGAAGCCTGCTGTAAAGAGAGGATACGCCAGTTTGACGAtgctgaagaagaagaggacatttgggaggagaaggagatgaACTATGCAACACAAGCTAAATCCAGAACAAG GTTTGGGGTCTCCCAAACCTCAGAGGGAAGCTCCAAGAGCAGCATGGAGAACGGAGGCAGGGAGCGGGACCGTGGATCTGAATCTGATGAGGACGAGGAGTCTGAGCAAAACACATCAGAAACAG GTCCCGCATGGACAGCAAATTTCAGGGACTCTAGAGGGACTGCAGCATCCCAAACCCCAGCAGGGTGGGACAGCTCAGCTGGGGGTGGAGGAGAGACGCAGGGAACTGGCTGGGCCAACTTCCCTGAGTTCCAACCTTTCTCCGG TACAGAGACTGATCCCAGATGCAGCTCACCTGTGGACTCGGGCAGCAGTGACGCAGATAAACAAGCCAAACAAAAGCACGAGAAGAGCG ATGTTACTACCTCCTCTGGTACCTGtccagagggagaggggaggaaagcCCCTCTGGTGGCCTCAGACAGTAGCTCCTCTGGGGGATCCGACAGCGAGGAGGATGACAAAAATGCCGGTGGTCCTCACGCCGCAGCAATCACCTCGGAAACAGTTGGTGCTCCCGGCAACAAGACAGCTGACCTCAAAAG TGAGGAGAGTCCGGTGTCTCTGGAGAAACTCTCTCTGTCAGACCGGCAGCCTGCTGAAGATTCACCTGGAACCACGCAGACTGACAGGAA AGAGGAAACGCCACCGCCGCAGGAAGTGTCGGTCAACGGGCCGGTGTGA
- the cbll1 gene encoding E3 ubiquitin-protein ligase Hakai, whose protein sequence is MLFFLFLIVSTHLHFTHFSPFTFLPSVPSHLLLVRSIPQCIVFTRWIMDQSDNDLQGSDGSGSLGGPDVRRRIPIKLISKQPLRNKPPPRTQRPNSRPPKSETGEDDNFGFKQEERRDCGAKAGDVFASQRRFPQPLFWDYKLHLIGERDEVPIHFCDKCGLPIQLYGRMIPCKHVFCYDCALLHEKKGEKMCPGLTLYSCTDPVQRIEQCQRGSLYMCSVVPGCKRTYLSQRDLQAHVNHRHMRAAKSSAGRPEPVHLPPASEVPDRFRVPPPHLPKNHVHLPNPLQHSSHDPYSQPPPPSAHDAPPPTSALGPETFRIATVTTRKHSNLITVPIQDDSSSSREPHPGGPGPTQPPHHHPGDYPGQQSVVSHAHHMMAPPQQHFGPPPPPPPPISHPMQHPPQASGTPHMVYNQAPPPPMSTAPPPITPPPGHIMGQMPPYMNHPPPGPPPQHSGPPVNAPPPHHYNPNSMQQFPEDQGTLSPPFSQPGGLSPGMWPAPRGPPPPRMQGPPPQGQMPGPHHPDQGRYRPYYQ, encoded by the exons atgttgtttttcctctttctgaTTGTTTCCACTCATCTCCACTTCACACACTTTTCGCCTTTtaccttccttccttctgttcCTTCACATCTTCTCCTCGTCCGCTCTATCCCACAATGCATTGTGTTCACTCGTTGGATCATGGACCAAAGCG ACAATGATCTTCAAGGCAGCGATGGTTCTGGGAGTTTGGGTGGCCCAGATGTTCGCAGACGAATCCCCATCAAACTCATATCCAAGCAGCCCTTAAGGAACAAACCTCCTCCCCGCACCCAGAGACCCAACAGCAGGCCACCCAAAAGTGAGACTGGAGAAGATG atAACTTTGGCTTCAAGCAAGAAGAGAGGCGCGATTGTGGCGCTAAAGCCGGTGATGTGTTTGCAAGTCAGAGGAGGTTCCCCCAGCCACTGTTTTGGGACTATAAG ttgCATTTGATTGGAGAAAGGGATGAAGTACCAATTCACTTTTGTGATAAATGTGGTCTTCCTATCCAGCTATATGGACGCATG ATCCCCTGCAAACATGTCTTCTGCTACGACTGTGCTTTGCTTCACgagaagaaaggagaaaagATGTGCCCTGG CCTCACCTTGTACAGCTGCACAGACCCAGTGCAGCGCATTGAGCAGTGCCAGCGTGGTTCCCTCTACATGTGCAGTGTTGTGCCGGGATGCAAGCGCACCTACCTGTCCCAGCGCGACCTGCAGGCCCACGTCAACCACCGCCACATGAGGGCAGCCAAGTCTTCCGCAGGCCGACCGGAGCCTGTGCACCTGCCCCCTGCGTCTGAGGTCCCTGACCGGTTCCGTGTGCCTCCACCTCACTTACCCAAGAACCACGTTCACCTCCCCAACCCGCTCCAGCACAGCAGTCATGACCCCTATAGTCAGCCACCCCCACCTTCAGCTCACGACGCCCCACCCCCGACCTCTGCTCTTGGTCCTGAGACTTTCCGCATTGCCACGGTAACAACTCGTAAACACAGCAATCTCATCACTGTACCCATCCAGGATGACTCCTCTTCGTCTCGGGAGCCCCACCCTGGTGGGCCAGGCCCCACTCAaccaccccaccaccaccccggGGACTATCCTGGCCAGCAGTCAGTAGTGTCCCACGCTCACCACATGATGGCGCCACCACAGCAGCACTTCGGccctccacctcctccgcctcctccgaTCAGCCACCCCATGCAGCATCCTCCCCAGGCCTCAGGGACACCACACATGGTGTACAACCAGGCCCCTCCTCCCCCCATGTCCACAGCCCCCCCACCAATCACTCCACCACCAGGGCACATCATGGGCCAGATGCCCCCTTATATGAATCACCCGCCCCCAGGACCTCCACCACAACACAGTGGCCCCCCTGTCAATGCTCCTCCACCTCATCATTACAACCCCAACTCCATGCAGCAGTTCCCTGAAGACCAGGGTACCCTTAGTCCCCCGTTTAGCCAGCCAGGAGGGCTCAGTCCTGGTATGTGGCCTGCTCCAAGAGGGCCCCCACCTCCGCGAATGCAGGGTCCTCCTCCCCAGGGCCAGATGCCCGGACCGCACCACCCAGATCAGGGCCGCTATCGCCCTTACTATCAGTAA